A stretch of Helicobacter pylori oki112 DNA encodes these proteins:
- a CDS encoding NuoB/complex I 20 kDa subunit family protein, whose product MQQAPVVLSTLDKLLNWGRSNSLWPLTYGLACCAIEMMATGGSRFDFDRFGTIFRASPRQSDVMIIAGTLTKKHAEFMRRLYDQMPEPKWVISMGSCANTGGMFNTYATVQGADRVVPVDIYLPGCAPRPETLQYALMVLQDKIRRSKAIKQDAPKRLV is encoded by the coding sequence ATGCAACAAGCACCGGTTGTTCTAAGCACTTTGGATAAATTATTGAATTGGGGGCGTTCTAATTCGCTCTGGCCTTTAACCTACGGCTTGGCGTGTTGCGCGATTGAGATGATGGCAACAGGGGGTTCAAGGTTTGATTTTGACCGGTTTGGCACAATTTTTAGAGCGAGCCCTAGGCAATCTGATGTGATGATCATCGCTGGCACGCTCACTAAAAAGCATGCCGAATTTATGCGCAGGCTTTATGATCAAATGCCTGAGCCTAAATGGGTGATTTCTATGGGGAGTTGCGCTAACACGGGCGGGATGTTTAACACTTATGCGACCGTTCAAGGAGCAGATAGGGTAGTTCCTGTGGATATTTATTTGCCCGGTTGCGCGCCACGCCCAGAAACTTTACAATACGCTCTTATGGTTTTGCAAGATAAAATCAGACGCTCCAAAGCAATCAAACAAGACGCTCCTAAAAGGTTGGTATGA
- a CDS encoding NADH-quinone oxidoreductase subunit C: MVRKQSPYEDVQKQSRQHDPYKIIEPTPKKYLEGSAYEVIYNHLSYKHEILDKYIETNTAVFWIKKDDIFSVATILRHLGYECLSEMSAIDLCAKKGYFELFYQFVGFSDSCKNRRRVRVKCVLLPNESVDSLSFLYRSANWSEREAYDLLGIVFDKHPYLKRLIMPHDWVGHPLLRSYPLKGDEFAQWYEVDKIFGKEYREVVGKEQRDSARVDEKDTFNFAKIGYEQGKGEELKEVEEKHAFKKIPFVKDLHKIAPTILKKRL; this comes from the coding sequence ATGGTAAGAAAACAATCCCCCTATGAAGATGTGCAAAAACAATCGCGCCAGCATGATCCTTATAAAATCATAGAACCCACCCCTAAAAAATATTTAGAGGGTAGCGCTTATGAGGTCATTTACAACCACCTTTCTTACAAACATGAGATTTTAGACAAATATATAGAGACTAACACGGCTGTGTTTTGGATCAAAAAAGACGATATTTTTTCTGTCGCTACGATTTTAAGGCATTTGGGTTATGAGTGTTTGAGCGAAATGAGCGCGATAGATTTGTGTGCTAAAAAAGGGTATTTTGAATTGTTTTATCAATTTGTGGGTTTTAGCGATAGCTGTAAGAACCGCCGTAGGGTGCGCGTGAAGTGTGTTTTGTTGCCTAATGAGAGCGTGGATTCTTTGAGTTTTTTATACCGATCGGCTAATTGGAGCGAGAGGGAAGCGTATGATTTGCTGGGTATTGTGTTTGACAAACACCCTTATTTGAAACGCCTTATCATGCCGCATGATTGGGTAGGCCACCCTTTATTGCGTTCTTATCCACTCAAAGGCGATGAATTCGCTCAATGGTATGAAGTGGATAAAATTTTTGGCAAAGAATACCGAGAAGTGGTGGGCAAAGAACAGAGAGACAGCGCGAGAGTGGATGAAAAAGACACTTTCAATTTTGCAAAAATTGGCTATGAGCAGGGCAAGGGTGAAGAATTAAAAGAAGTAGAAGAAAAACATGCGTTTAAGAAAATCCCTTTTGTCAAAGATTTGCACAAAATCGCCCCCACTATCTTAAAAAAGAGGCTATAA
- the nuoD gene encoding NADH dehydrogenase (quinone) subunit D: protein MAQNFTKLNPQFENIIFEHDDNQMILNFGPQHPSSHGQLRLILELEGEKIIKATPEIGYLHRGCEKLGENMTYNEYMPTTDRLDYTSSTSNNYAYAYAVETLLNLEIPRRAQVIRTILLELNRMISHIFFISVHALDVGAMSVFLYAFKTREYGLDLMEDYCGARLTHNAIRIGGVPLDLPPNWLEGLKKFLGEMRECKKLIQGLLDKNRIWRMRLENVGVVTPKMAQSWGMSGIMLRGTGIAYDIRKEEPYELYKELDFDVPVGNYGDSYDRYCLYMLEIDESIRIIEQLIPMYAKTDTPIMAQNPHYISAPKEDIMTQNYALMQHFVLVAQGMRPPVGEVYAPTESPKGELGFFIHSEGEPYPHRLKIRAPSFYHIGALSDILVGQYLADAVTVIGSTNAVFGEVDR from the coding sequence ATGGCTCAAAATTTCACGAAACTCAACCCTCAGTTTGAAAACATCATTTTTGAACATGACGACAACCAAATGATTTTAAACTTTGGCCCTCAACACCCCAGTAGCCATGGGCAATTGCGCTTGATTTTGGAATTAGAGGGCGAAAAAATCATTAAGGCTACCCCTGAAATTGGCTACTTGCATAGAGGCTGTGAAAAGTTAGGCGAAAACATGACCTATAACGAATACATGCCCACTACTGACAGGTTGGATTACACTTCTTCTACCAGTAATAATTACGCTTACGCTTATGCGGTAGAGACCTTGCTCAATTTAGAAATCCCACGCCGAGCGCAAGTGATCCGCACGATTTTACTAGAGCTTAACCGCATGATTTCACACATCTTTTTTATCAGCGTGCATGCTTTAGATGTGGGGGCGATGAGCGTGTTCTTGTATGCGTTTAAAACGAGGGAATACGGGTTGGATTTGATGGAGGATTATTGCGGGGCTAGGCTCACGCATAACGCTATAAGGATTGGGGGCGTGCCTTTGGATTTACCCCCTAATTGGCTAGAAGGCTTGAAAAAGTTTTTAGGCGAAATGAGGGAATGCAAAAAACTCATTCAAGGCTTATTGGATAAGAATCGCATTTGGCGGATGCGCTTGGAAAATGTGGGCGTTGTAACGCCCAAAATGGCGCAAAGTTGGGGCATGAGCGGTATCATGTTAAGAGGGACTGGGATCGCTTATGACATTAGAAAAGAAGAGCCTTATGAGCTTTATAAAGAGCTTGATTTTGATGTGCCGGTGGGCAATTATGGCGATAGCTATGATCGGTATTGTTTGTATATGTTAGAAATTGATGAAAGCATTCGCATCATTGAACAACTCATTCCCATGTATGCTAAAACCGATACGCCTATCATGGCTCAAAACCCGCATTATATTTCCGCCCCTAAAGAAGATATAATGACGCAAAACTACGCCTTGATGCAGCATTTTGTTTTAGTGGCTCAAGGCATGCGCCCGCCTGTTGGGGAAGTGTATGCTCCTACAGAAAGCCCTAAAGGGGAATTAGGGTTTTTTATCCATTCAGAGGGCGAGCCGTATCCTCATAGACTAAAAATCAGAGCCCCTAGCTTTTATCACATTGGGGCTTTAAGCGATATTTTAGTGGGGCAATATTTAGCGGATGCGGTAACCGTGATTGGCTCAACCAATGCGGTGTTTGGCGAGGTGGATAGATGA
- a CDS encoding NADH-ubiquinone oxidoreductase subunit E family protein — translation MKRFDLRPLKAGIFERLEELIEKEMQPNEVAIFMFEVGDFSNIPKSAEFIQSKGHELLNSLRFNQADWTIVVRKKA, via the coding sequence ATGAAACGCTTTGATTTACGCCCCTTAAAAGCGGGTATTTTTGAACGCTTAGAAGAATTGATTGAAAAAGAAATGCAACCTAATGAAGTCGCTATTTTCATGTTTGAAGTGGGGGATTTTTCTAATATCCCTAAGAGCGCTGAATTTATCCAATCTAAAGGGCATGAGCTTCTCAATTCTTTGCGTTTCAATCAAGCGGATTGGACGATTGTCGTAAGAAAAAAGGCTTGA
- a CDS encoding NADH-quinone oxidoreductase subunit G → MITMNINGKTIECQEGQSVLEAARSTGIYIPTICYLSGCSPTVACKMCMVEMDGKRVYSCNTKAKNNATILTNTPTLMDERKSIMQTYDVNHPLECGVCDKSGECELQDMTHLTGVEHQPYAVADDFKALDSWAKALYDPNLCIMCERCVTTCKDNVGENNLKATKADLHAPDKFKDSMSKDAFSVWSRKQKGIISFVGSVPCYDCGECIAVCPVGALSYKDFAYTANAWELKKIHSTCSHCSAGCLISYDVRHFDTLGEESKIFRVLNDFYHNPICGAGRFAFDVSSSPKGSANLKEAQNALKECEAVRIGGDITNEEAFLIERLRKKLDFKIYNQEAYHFQQFLKVLGEVKRPSVEEIKTSHLVITIGSSIKTENPLVRYAINNALKLNKASLIAMHPIKDNALVNLCRSSFCITHEVGAEEILLGMLLKMLNIESMALKSLEDSKQSIVDEAALKALEEERKKALEQAKQGCSVGEGENKTENQEEDKTEAATPKEENQEGNKTEVKEESVEVPTKTTYLLLEEAGINLETYEKILTLLQKSNNTLLVVGEEIYSHKQAHNIAKMLRLLAQKSAIKLVLIPPSANALGIASLCELSEEVFEHEKIVGIRAQGDFTINSDDRVFGKDAVSKVDFILPSLNQLEGTITNIEGRVLPLKPALRFEGYDLSDIMQGFGFVEENLTECTHKLPTEAGFKAIEFDHLTNYFTNDRVNHRGYLLGTSPFEKSAKECETTECEPIKPLKEKIAFNAYLKYPETQFNNATNKSENLQLKAGVYVSKAFLKKLNKEVGQSITLSKEEEELTGVLYLDESLDQEVFVISPSLLKNHSGFFREGVFDSVDLKEQA, encoded by the coding sequence ATGATCACAATGAATATCAATGGCAAAACGATTGAATGCCAAGAGGGACAAAGCGTTTTAGAGGCTGCTAGGAGCACTGGGATTTACATCCCTACTATTTGCTATTTAAGTGGTTGCTCGCCCACAGTCGCATGCAAAATGTGCATGGTTGAAATGGATGGCAAACGGGTTTATAGCTGCAACACGAAAGCCAAAAATAACGCCACCATTCTCACTAACACCCCAACGCTCATGGATGAAAGAAAAAGCATCATGCAAACTTACGATGTCAACCACCCCCTAGAGTGTGGCGTGTGCGATAAGAGCGGGGAGTGCGAATTGCAAGACATGACGCATTTAACCGGCGTAGAGCACCAACCTTATGCGGTGGCTGATGATTTTAAAGCGCTAGATTCATGGGCAAAAGCCTTGTATGATCCTAATTTGTGCATCATGTGCGAAAGGTGCGTAACCACTTGCAAGGATAATGTGGGCGAAAACAACCTCAAAGCCACTAAAGCCGACTTGCATGCTCCGGATAAATTTAAAGACAGCATGTCCAAAGACGCTTTTAGCGTGTGGAGTCGTAAGCAAAAAGGCATTATTTCTTTTGTGGGCAGCGTGCCTTGCTATGATTGCGGGGAATGCATTGCGGTATGCCCTGTGGGTGCTTTGAGCTATAAAGATTTCGCTTACACGGCTAACGCATGGGAACTCAAAAAGATCCATTCTACTTGTTCGCATTGCTCAGCCGGGTGTTTAATTTCTTATGATGTGCGCCATTTTGATACTCTAGGCGAAGAATCTAAAATTTTTAGAGTGCTTAATGATTTTTACCATAACCCTATTTGTGGGGCAGGCCGTTTCGCTTTTGATGTGAGCTCTAGCCCTAAAGGCAGTGCTAATCTTAAAGAAGCACAAAACGCTCTCAAAGAATGCGAAGCGGTGCGAATAGGTGGAGACATCACGAATGAAGAGGCGTTTTTAATAGAGCGTTTGAGGAAAAAACTTGATTTTAAAATCTACAATCAAGAAGCGTATCATTTCCAGCAATTTTTAAAAGTATTGGGCGAAGTTAAACGCCCCAGTGTTGAAGAGATTAAAACTTCTCATTTAGTCATTACGATAGGATCTTCTATCAAAACAGAAAACCCTTTGGTGCGCTATGCCATCAATAACGCCCTCAAACTCAATAAAGCTTCTTTGATCGCTATGCACCCTATCAAGGATAACGCGTTAGTGAATTTGTGCCGAAGCTCTTTTTGCATCACCCATGAAGTGGGGGCTGAAGAAATCCTTTTAGGCATGCTTTTAAAAATGCTTAACATTGAAAGCATGGCCCTAAAAAGCTTAGAAGATTCCAAGCAAAGCATTGTAGATGAAGCGGCCCTTAAAGCCTTAGAAGAAGAGCGAAAAAAAGCTTTAGAACAAGCCAAGCAAGGGTGCAGTGTTGGAGAAGGAGAAAATAAAACAGAAAATCAAGAAGAGGATAAAACAGAAGCAGCCACCCCAAAAGAAGAAAATCAAGAAGGAAACAAGACAGAGGTTAAAGAAGAAAGCGTTGAAGTCCCTACCAAAACCACTTATTTGTTGCTTGAAGAAGCGGGCATCAATTTAGAAACTTATGAAAAAATTCTGACTCTTTTGCAAAAATCAAATAACACCCTGCTAGTGGTTGGCGAAGAAATCTATAGCCATAAACAAGCCCACAATATCGCTAAAATGTTGCGTTTGTTAGCCCAAAAAAGCGCTATTAAACTCGTTCTTATCCCCCCAAGCGCAAACGCTTTAGGCATCGCTTCCCTTTGTGAATTGAGCGAAGAAGTTTTTGAACATGAAAAAATTGTAGGCATTCGCGCTCAAGGGGATTTCACCATTAATAGCGATGATAGGGTTTTTGGAAAAGACGCTGTCAGCAAAGTGGATTTTATTTTACCCAGTCTCAACCAGCTAGAAGGCACGATCACTAATATTGAAGGGCGCGTGTTGCCCTTAAAACCGGCTTTAAGGTTTGAAGGCTATGATTTGAGCGATATTATGCAAGGCTTTGGCTTTGTGGAAGAAAACCTCACAGAATGCACCCACAAACTCCCTACAGAAGCGGGCTTTAAAGCCATAGAATTTGACCATCTAACCAACTATTTCACTAACGACAGAGTCAATCACAGAGGCTATCTGCTAGGAACAAGCCCTTTTGAAAAGAGCGCTAAAGAATGCGAAACCACAGAATGCGAACCTATCAAGCCTCTAAAAGAAAAAATCGCTTTCAACGCGTATTTGAAATACCCAGAAACGCAATTCAATAACGCTACCAATAAAAGCGAGAATTTGCAATTAAAAGCCGGTGTCTATGTGTCTAAAGCTTTCTTAAAAAAATTGAATAAAGAAGTGGGGCAAAGCATCACTTTATCTAAAGAAGAAGAGGAATTAACAGGCGTTTTGTATCTTGATGAAAGCTTGGATCAAGAGGTGTTCGTTATATCGCCTTCTCTTTTGAAAAACCATTCTGGCTTTTTTAGAGAGGGCGTGTTTGATAGCGTGGATTTAAAGGAGCAAGCATGA
- the nuoH gene encoding NADH-quinone oxidoreductase subunit NuoH, producing MSAYIIETLIKILILVAVFSALGGFATYIERKVLAYFQRRLGPCYVGPFGLLQVAADGIKLFAKEDIIPQGANKFIFTLAPIIAMVSAFVSMAPIPFFPNFTLFGYEIKPLISDINIGFLFFLAVGAAGIYAPILAGLASNNKYSLIGSARATIQLLSFEVVSTLTILAPLMVVGSLSLVEINHYQSGGFLDWLVFKQPLAFVLFLIASYAELNRTPFDLLEHEAEIVAGYCTEYSGLKWGMFFLAEYAHLFAFSFVISIVFFGGFNAWGFIPGGIAILIKAGFFVFLSMWVRATYPHVRPDQLMDMCWKIMLPLALLNIVLTGIIILI from the coding sequence ATGAGCGCTTATATCATTGAAACCCTGATTAAAATTTTGATTTTAGTCGCTGTTTTTTCAGCTTTAGGAGGCTTTGCCACTTATATTGAAAGGAAAGTGTTAGCCTATTTCCAACGCCGTTTAGGGCCTTGTTATGTGGGGCCTTTTGGGCTTTTGCAAGTCGCAGCAGACGGCATTAAGCTTTTCGCCAAAGAAGACATTATCCCCCAAGGTGCTAACAAGTTCATTTTCACGCTAGCGCCCATTATTGCGATGGTGAGTGCGTTTGTGTCCATGGCGCCTATCCCCTTTTTCCCTAATTTCACTCTGTTTGGCTATGAGATCAAGCCCCTTATTTCTGACATTAACATTGGCTTTTTGTTTTTCTTAGCCGTGGGTGCAGCAGGGATTTATGCGCCTATTTTAGCCGGGCTTGCTTCTAATAACAAATACTCTTTAATCGGTTCAGCAAGAGCGACGATCCAATTACTCAGCTTTGAAGTGGTCAGCACTTTAACCATTCTAGCCCCTTTAATGGTGGTAGGATCGCTCTCTTTAGTGGAAATCAATCATTACCAAAGCGGTGGGTTTTTAGACTGGCTTGTGTTTAAGCAGCCTCTAGCGTTTGTTTTGTTTTTGATCGCAAGCTATGCTGAATTGAATCGAACCCCCTTTGACTTGTTAGAGCATGAAGCCGAGATTGTAGCAGGGTATTGCACCGAATACAGCGGCTTGAAATGGGGCATGTTCTTTTTAGCGGAATACGCGCATTTATTCGCTTTTTCTTTTGTGATTTCTATTGTGTTTTTTGGCGGGTTTAACGCATGGGGCTTTATCCCTGGAGGCATAGCGATTTTGATTAAAGCGGGCTTTTTTGTCTTTTTATCCATGTGGGTTAGAGCGACTTATCCGCATGTGCGCCCAGACCAACTGATGGATATGTGCTGGAAAATCATGCTGCCTTTAGCGTTATTGAACATTGTGCTAACAGGCATTATCATTTTAATTTAA
- the nuoI gene encoding NADH-quinone oxidoreductase subunit NuoI: protein MAKQEYKQLPKRSEVHSATEQFKDTLKTSLGLDLFKGLGLTIKEFFSPSVTIHYPIEQLPLSPRYRAVHNLQRLLDSGSERCIGCGLCEKICTSNCIRIITHKGEDNRKKIDSYTINLGRCIYCGLCAEVCPELAIVMGNRFENASTQRSQYGSKSEFLTSEQDAKNCSHAEFLGFGAVSPNYNERMQATPLDYVQEPSKEESKEETPTNPESNKGDENV from the coding sequence ATGGCCAAACAAGAATACAAGCAACTTCCTAAACGATCTGAAGTCCATAGTGCGACCGAGCAATTTAAAGACACCCTTAAAACGAGCTTAGGTTTGGATCTATTCAAAGGGTTAGGGCTTACGATCAAGGAATTTTTTAGCCCAAGCGTAACCATCCATTACCCTATAGAGCAACTCCCTTTAAGCCCTCGTTATCGCGCGGTGCATAACTTGCAACGGCTTTTAGACTCAGGCTCTGAAAGGTGTATTGGCTGCGGGCTGTGCGAAAAGATTTGCACGAGCAATTGCATAAGGATCATCACGCATAAGGGCGAAGACAACCGCAAAAAGATCGATTCTTACACGATCAATTTGGGGCGTTGCATTTATTGCGGATTGTGCGCAGAAGTTTGCCCAGAATTAGCGATTGTTATGGGGAATCGGTTTGAAAACGCCAGCACCCAACGCTCCCAATACGGCTCTAAAAGCGAGTTTCTAACGAGCGAACAAGACGCTAAAAACTGCTCTCATGCCGAGTTTTTAGGCTTTGGTGCGGTAAGCCCTAATTACAACGAACGCATGCAAGCCACCCCTTTAGATTATGTCCAAGAGCCTTCAAAAGAAGAATCAAAAGAAGAAACTCCAACAAACCCAGAAAGCAATAAGGGAGATGAAAATGTTTGA
- a CDS encoding NADH-quinone oxidoreductase subunit J yields the protein MFETIAFYFFAILTLSMALVVITTTNILYAITALASSMVFISAFFFLLDAEFLGVVQITVYVGAVIVMYAFGMMFFNSAAEVIERKQSPKILCALSFGVALLLTLILSAPSIGENLSKQVNSNAIDAQIPNIEAIGYVLFTNYLIPFEAAALMLLVAMVGGIATGIQKIHGKNHTQFIKESL from the coding sequence ATGTTTGAAACCATTGCCTTTTATTTCTTTGCGATCCTTACTTTAAGCATGGCGTTAGTGGTGATCACCACCACAAATATCCTCTATGCCATTACCGCTCTTGCTAGCAGCATGGTTTTTATTTCCGCTTTTTTCTTTTTACTAGACGCTGAGTTTTTGGGCGTGGTCCAAATCACGGTGTATGTGGGCGCAGTCATTGTGATGTATGCGTTTGGCATGATGTTTTTCAACTCCGCTGCAGAAGTGATTGAGCGCAAGCAAAGCCCTAAAATCTTGTGCGCGCTTTCATTTGGCGTGGCGCTATTACTCACCTTGATTTTAAGCGCTCCTAGCATTGGCGAAAACCTTTCTAAGCAAGTCAATTCCAACGCTATTGATGCGCAAATCCCTAACATTGAAGCCATTGGTTATGTGCTTTTTACCAATTACCTCATCCCTTTTGAAGCGGCGGCTTTAATGCTTTTGGTCGCTATGGTTGGAGGCATCGCTACAGGGATTCAAAAAATCCATGGGAAAAATCACACGCAATTTATAAAGGAATCTCTATGA
- the nuoK gene encoding NADH-quinone oxidoreductase subunit NuoK — MIGLNHYLIVSGLLFCIGLAGMLKRKNILLLFFSTEIMLNAINIGFVAISKYTHNLDGQMFALFIIAIAASEVAIGLGLVILWFKKFKSLDIDSLNAMKG; from the coding sequence ATGATAGGGTTAAACCACTATTTGATTGTTTCAGGGTTGCTCTTTTGCATTGGTTTAGCGGGCATGCTGAAACGCAAAAACATTCTGTTACTCTTTTTTTCTACAGAAATCATGCTCAATGCGATCAATATCGGTTTTGTAGCGATCTCTAAATACACGCATAATTTAGACGGACAGATGTTTGCGCTCTTTATTATCGCTATTGCCGCTAGTGAGGTGGCTATTGGTTTGGGCTTGGTGATTTTGTGGTTTAAGAAATTCAAGAGCTTAGATATTGATTCTTTAAACGCTATGAAAGGTTAA
- the nuoL gene encoding NADH-quinone oxidoreductase subunit L — protein MQYSSLLSVVLFLPLIGALYAGLFGAKAKALHVGVFNSLCVLVSFIGAVVLFIQAWHNQSYEKYLFDWIVVGNFKVGFSLMLDNINAVMIVVVTLVSFLVHVYSIGYMEHDAGFNRYFSYLSGFVFSMLVLVLSDNFLGLFIGWEGVGLCSYLLIGFWYHKTSANNASIEAFVMNRITDLGMLMGIILIFWNFGTLQYKEVFSMLNNADYSMLFYISVFLFIGAMGKSAQFPMHTWLANAMEGPTPVSALIHAATMVTAGVYLVIRANPLYSAVFEVGYFIACLGAFVALFGASMALVNKDLKRIVAYSTLSQLGYMFVAAGLGAYAIALFHLFTHAFFKSLLFLGSGNVMHAMEDNLDITKMGALYKPMRITAIFMIIGSVALCGIYPFAGYFSKDKILEVAFGIHHHILWLALLIGAIFTAFYSFRLIMLVFFAPKQHAINHPHEAQNFMLLSMLPLGVLAVIAGFFEEPFFHFISQVIPSVEEYPVPLALLISITTIVVLLSIAYAIFKYKNGITSKKEGGFLYKLLLNQYYIPKLYQGIAKVFGAIASFLHQVVELKIIDAIVDAIGRSVFVIGRVFRISQDGNLTSMLRFMVAGVLILLAFVAFFGR, from the coding sequence ATGCAATATTCTTCTTTGCTGTCAGTGGTGTTGTTTTTGCCTTTAATCGGTGCGCTTTATGCGGGGCTGTTTGGGGCTAAAGCTAAAGCGTTGCATGTGGGCGTTTTCAATTCTTTGTGCGTGCTGGTTTCTTTCATTGGCGCTGTGGTTCTTTTCATTCAAGCATGGCACAATCAAAGCTATGAAAAATATTTATTTGATTGGATCGTGGTAGGGAATTTTAAAGTCGGCTTTTCTCTCATGCTGGATAATATCAATGCGGTCATGATTGTCGTGGTAACTTTAGTTTCTTTCTTAGTGCATGTGTATTCTATAGGCTATATGGAGCATGACGCAGGGTTTAACCGCTATTTTTCCTACCTCAGCGGCTTTGTGTTTTCCATGCTGGTGTTGGTGTTGAGCGATAATTTTTTAGGGCTTTTCATTGGCTGGGAAGGGGTGGGGCTATGCTCTTACTTGCTCATTGGCTTTTGGTATCATAAGACAAGTGCGAATAACGCTTCTATTGAAGCCTTTGTGATGAATCGAATCACGGATTTAGGCATGCTCATGGGGATTATTTTGATCTTTTGGAATTTTGGCACTCTCCAGTATAAAGAAGTCTTTAGCATGCTCAATAACGCCGATTATTCCATGCTCTTTTACATTAGCGTGTTTCTTTTCATTGGCGCTATGGGGAAGAGCGCGCAATTTCCTATGCACACATGGTTAGCCAACGCTATGGAGGGGCCTACCCCCGTGTCCGCTCTCATCCATGCAGCAACGATGGTAACCGCTGGGGTGTATCTAGTCATCAGAGCCAATCCTTTGTATAGTGCGGTGTTTGAAGTGGGGTATTTTATCGCATGTTTAGGGGCGTTTGTGGCTCTTTTTGGAGCGAGCATGGCTTTAGTCAATAAGGATTTAAAGCGCATTGTGGCTTATTCTACGCTTTCTCAATTAGGCTATATGTTTGTAGCGGCCGGTCTTGGGGCTTATGCGATCGCGCTTTTCCACCTCTTTACGCATGCGTTTTTCAAATCCCTCCTTTTCTTAGGATCAGGGAATGTCATGCATGCGATGGAAGACAATCTGGATATTACTAAAATGGGCGCTTTATACAAACCTATGCGGATCACAGCTATCTTTATGATTATAGGTTCAGTGGCTTTGTGCGGGATTTACCCTTTCGCAGGATACTTTTCTAAAGACAAAATTTTAGAAGTGGCTTTTGGGATACACCACCATATTTTATGGCTTGCGCTTCTAATTGGGGCGATCTTTACCGCTTTTTATAGCTTCAGGCTCATCATGCTTGTGTTTTTTGCACCCAAACAGCACGCTATCAACCATCCCCATGAGGCTCAAAATTTCATGCTTTTAAGCATGCTGCCGTTAGGGGTTTTAGCGGTCATTGCCGGGTTTTTTGAAGAGCCGTTTTTCCATTTCATCTCTCAAGTGATCCCTAGCGTTGAAGAGTATCCCGTCCCGCTCGCTCTTTTAATCAGTATCACCACCATAGTGGTGTTATTAAGCATCGCCTATGCCATATTTAAATATAAAAATGGTATCACTTCCAAAAAAGAGGGGGGCTTTTTATACAAGCTCTTGCTCAACCAATACTATATCCCCAAGCTCTATCAAGGGATTGCAAAAGTTTTTGGTGCCATCGCTTCATTCTTGCACCAAGTCGTGGAATTAAAGATCATTGATGCGATAGTGGATGCTATAGGAAGAAGCGTTTTTGTCATAGGGCGTGTGTTTAGGATCAGTCAAGACGGGAATTTAACTTCCATGCTGCGCTTCATGGTAGCCGGGGTTTTAATCTTATTAGCGTTTGTAGCTTTTTTTGGGAGATAA